A region of Ferruginibacter albus DNA encodes the following proteins:
- a CDS encoding 2-C-methyl-D-erythritol 4-phosphate cytidylyltransferase, which produces MKKYAVIVAGGNGSRMNAAIPKQFLLLKGKPILYYTISAFLNAYADIEIILVLPTHYFVKGVEIIRSYFPDKKMLHIITGGENRFTSVQHGLGLIKEESIVFVHDGVRCLLSATLIHRCYETALAAGTAIPVVNSKDSVRIVEEDQNKAIDRNSVKLIQTPQTFKSSILLPAFHVKYKEQFTDEATVVEDFGVKVTLVEGEEQNIKITHPIDLLIAEKMLEEK; this is translated from the coding sequence ATGAAAAAATATGCGGTAATTGTTGCGGGGGGAAACGGAAGTAGAATGAATGCGGCTATACCTAAACAGTTTTTATTATTGAAAGGGAAGCCAATTCTTTATTATACTATTTCTGCATTTTTAAATGCTTATGCTGATATTGAAATTATTTTGGTGTTACCTACGCATTACTTTGTAAAAGGAGTAGAGATCATTCGTTCGTATTTTCCCGATAAAAAAATGCTTCACATCATTACAGGCGGCGAAAATCGTTTTACATCTGTACAGCATGGATTAGGACTGATAAAAGAAGAAAGCATTGTATTTGTACATGATGGCGTAAGATGCCTGTTAAGTGCTACATTGATACATCGATGTTATGAAACTGCGTTAGCCGCAGGTACTGCCATTCCCGTAGTTAATTCAAAAGATAGTGTGCGCATTGTAGAAGAAGATCAGAACAAAGCAATTGACAGAAATAGTGTAAAGCTCATTCAAACTCCGCAAACCTTTAAAAGCAGTATTTTACTGCCGGCTTTTCATGTGAAATATAAAGAACAATTTACCGATGAGGCTACTGTGGTAGAGGATTTCGGCGTAAAAGTTACTTTAGTGGAAGGAGAGGAGCAAAATATAAAGATCACCCACCCCATCGATCTTTTAATTGCAGAAAAGATGCTGGAAGAAAAATAA
- a CDS encoding CBS domain-containing protein, protein MTTVKNILDSKQKVFNIVPSDTLVYDALVQLNSVNLSYLVVMDGEEYKGIFGERDYTRNVILKGRASNSTMVKEVMTTDLPVVTLTDTAEHCMHLMNAHKARYLLVYDEKMRFIGIVTIHDILRQVIANREQVFDSSLTNALLDTDEYSGVL, encoded by the coding sequence ATGACGACAGTAAAAAATATTCTTGATTCAAAGCAAAAGGTTTTTAATATTGTTCCATCCGATACATTGGTGTACGATGCACTGGTGCAATTAAATTCTGTAAATCTTAGTTATTTGGTTGTAATGGATGGAGAAGAGTACAAAGGCATTTTTGGTGAACGTGATTACACCCGCAACGTTATATTGAAAGGACGTGCCAGTAATTCAACGATGGTAAAAGAAGTAATGACAACCGACCTGCCGGTAGTTACTTTAACAGATACAGCTGAACATTGCATGCACCTGATGAATGCACACAAAGCACGTTATTTGCTGGTTTACGACGAAAAAATGCGTTTTATAGGAATTGTAACAATTCATGATATTCTGCGCCAGGTAATAGCCAATCGTGAACAGGTATTTGATTCAAGTCTAACCAATGCATTATTGGATACAGACGAATATAGCGGAGTGCTTTAA
- a CDS encoding bifunctional heptose 7-phosphate kinase/heptose 1-phosphate adenyltransferase, with the protein MNFDDLFQHFAKLKVAVVGDVMLDTYWWGKVDRISPEAPVPVVAVSKKEFRIGGAGNVALNLQSLSANVFLISVLGKDDDGKQFIELAKANGINTDYLVQSEERTTTNKIRIISRNQQMMRLDAEMTNDISIDDENKLVQSVEAFIASEKPDVIILEDYNKGVLTESCIAKIIALNRQNNIIVTVDPKRKNFFAYKGVDIFKPNLKEVKEALNIIADNADLSSLENIHSQLEAKLQHKISFITLSEKGVFSQSGKTAELIPAHLRNIADVSGAGDTVIAVASLVYAATKDMHLMSEIANIAGGIVCEEVGTVAIDKVKLLQECKQLL; encoded by the coding sequence ATGAATTTTGATGATCTATTTCAGCATTTTGCTAAACTGAAAGTGGCTGTAGTGGGGGATGTAATGCTGGATACTTATTGGTGGGGTAAAGTTGACCGCATCTCTCCGGAAGCGCCGGTGCCGGTGGTGGCTGTTTCAAAAAAAGAATTCAGGATAGGTGGTGCGGGAAATGTGGCATTGAATCTTCAGTCATTATCAGCCAATGTTTTTTTAATAAGTGTTTTAGGTAAAGATGATGATGGGAAACAATTTATAGAATTGGCTAAAGCCAACGGCATCAATACCGATTACCTGGTACAAAGTGAAGAAAGAACCACAACAAATAAGATCCGTATCATCAGCCGCAACCAGCAAATGATGCGCCTTGATGCGGAAATGACAAATGATATTAGCATTGATGATGAGAACAAATTAGTGCAAAGCGTTGAAGCATTCATCGCTTCGGAAAAACCTGATGTAATAATATTGGAAGATTATAATAAAGGCGTGCTGACAGAAAGCTGCATCGCTAAAATAATTGCATTAAACAGGCAAAATAATATTATAGTAACGGTAGACCCTAAACGAAAAAATTTCTTTGCTTATAAAGGGGTGGATATTTTCAAGCCAAATCTGAAAGAAGTAAAAGAAGCGTTAAACATTATAGCTGATAATGCTGATCTGTCGTCATTGGAAAATATCCATTCGCAACTGGAAGCTAAGCTTCAACATAAAATATCATTTATTACATTATCCGAAAAAGGGGTTTTTTCTCAATCAGGCAAAACTGCAGAATTGATACCGGCTCATCTTCGTAACATTGCGGACGTTAGTGGAGCAGGGGATACAGTGATTGCTGTGGCATCGCTGGTATATGCAGCTACAAAAGATATGCATTTAATGTCCGAAATAGCCAATATAGCAGGAGGTATCGTTTGTGAAGAAGTAGGAACGGTGGCAATTGATAAAGTAAAACTGTTGCAGGAGTGCAAGCAACTATTGTAG
- a CDS encoding APC family permease yields the protein MSENQTAFKPTLGLFDATMIVAGSMIGSGIFIVSADMLKYVGSSGWLLFAWLITGFMTLTAALSYGELSAMFPKAGGQYVYLKESYNPLIGFLYGWSFFAVIQTGTIAAVGVGFAKFAGYFIPALVWDDANTFSLLGLKVHYAQLVAILLIVFLTFVNTKGIQTGKIIQTIFTSTKLLSLFGLILAGFIVFKKDIWLSNWHNAWTLQNISKENGVISYTPLLTAVGLGAIASAMVGSIFSSDAWNNVTFIAGEIKNPKRNIGLSLFLGTLIVTIIYILMNVVYLATVPLNNLAFAQDNRVALEASHAIFGDIGTKIIAIMIMISTFGCNNGLILAGARVYYTMANDKLFFRQASKLNKNIVPEWALWIQCVMACALCLSGKYSDLLDMISFVVVMFYALTIFGVFILRKKRPDAERPYKAFGYPVLPVIYILMAIAFCVLLAIYKKEYTWPGLLIVLIGIPIYYLAIANKQKD from the coding sequence ATGTCGGAAAACCAAACTGCTTTTAAACCCACACTTGGCTTATTTGATGCTACCATGATCGTTGCCGGGTCTATGATAGGGTCAGGTATTTTTATTGTAAGTGCAGATATGCTGAAATATGTAGGCAGTTCCGGCTGGTTGCTATTTGCATGGCTTATCACCGGTTTTATGACCTTAACTGCAGCGTTAAGCTATGGCGAGCTGAGCGCTATGTTTCCGAAAGCAGGCGGACAATACGTTTATTTAAAAGAGTCGTACAACCCTTTGATCGGCTTCTTATACGGATGGAGTTTTTTTGCCGTGATACAAACGGGAACCATTGCCGCAGTAGGAGTAGGCTTTGCAAAATTTGCGGGTTATTTTATTCCTGCATTGGTGTGGGACGATGCCAATACATTTAGCCTGTTGGGATTAAAAGTTCATTATGCGCAACTGGTGGCAATTTTGTTGATCGTGTTCTTAACATTTGTAAATACTAAAGGCATTCAAACAGGCAAGATCATTCAAACTATTTTTACTTCCACCAAGCTATTATCTTTATTCGGTTTAATATTAGCCGGCTTCATTGTATTTAAAAAAGATATCTGGCTTAGCAATTGGCATAATGCATGGACACTGCAGAATATCTCTAAAGAAAATGGTGTTATTAGCTACACGCCGCTTCTGACAGCAGTAGGCTTGGGTGCTATTGCAAGCGCCATGGTGGGCAGTATCTTCAGTAGCGATGCATGGAACAATGTAACATTTATTGCAGGCGAAATTAAAAACCCCAAGCGTAATATAGGACTGAGTTTGTTTTTGGGAACATTGATCGTTACCATTATTTATATTTTAATGAATGTTGTATACCTGGCAACAGTTCCGTTAAATAATTTGGCTTTTGCACAAGACAACCGGGTGGCGCTTGAAGCTTCTCATGCCATATTTGGTGATATCGGCACAAAAATTATTGCGATCATGATCATGATCTCCACATTTGGCTGCAATAACGGTTTGATATTAGCAGGAGCAAGAGTATATTATACAATGGCAAATGATAAATTGTTTTTCAGGCAGGCATCTAAACTAAATAAAAACATAGTGCCTGAATGGGCTTTATGGATACAATGTGTAATGGCTTGCGCATTATGCTTAAGCGGTAAATACAGTGATCTGCTGGATATGATCTCTTTTGTGGTAGTGATGTTTTATGCACTTACCATTTTTGGTGTATTCATTCTTCGCAAAAAACGCCCTGATGCAGAACGACCTTATAAAGCATTTGGTTATCCTGTGCTTCCTGTTATATATATATTGATGGCAATTGCATTTTGTGTATTACTTGCTATATATAAAAAAGAATATACCTGGCCGGGCTTGCTTATTGTACTTATAGGTATCCCAATTTATTATCTTGCAATTGCAAACAAACAAAAAGATTAA
- a CDS encoding ion channel yields the protein MSRFKRSNPFSKVNNDTGFGANVTNNGGRYINRDGSFNIRKEGMPAWERFSIYHSMLNMSRWKFFITIILTYFSINLIYTFIYLLIGPQQLQGLTATTSWQLFKEVFYFSTETFTTVGYGRVNPIGDAANLVAAIEAMSGFLSFAVATGLIYGRFSKPKSYLVFSKQALISPFRDKTALMFRFASYKDKHVLTDVEIQVNIGLKLQDNPDKDATYKYFNLPLERSRVENMPMNWTVVHPIDEQSPLWGFSVDDMIFADVEVYVLVRGFDDTYSSLVLQRTSYTFQEIIFHKKFVPMYRESDEEQTTILELHKLNELFDVKL from the coding sequence ATGTCTCGATTTAAAAGAAGCAATCCTTTTTCTAAAGTTAATAATGATACAGGCTTTGGGGCGAATGTTACCAATAACGGAGGTCGTTATATTAACCGCGACGGAAGTTTCAACATCCGCAAAGAAGGTATGCCTGCATGGGAACGATTCAGCATTTATCATTCCATGCTAAATATGTCCCGCTGGAAATTTTTTATTACGATCATATTGACATATTTCTCCATTAATCTTATATATACTTTTATTTACCTGCTGATCGGTCCGCAGCAATTACAAGGGCTTACTGCCACCACATCGTGGCAACTGTTTAAAGAGGTCTTTTATTTTAGCACGGAAACATTTACTACTGTGGGTTATGGGCGTGTAAACCCAATAGGCGATGCGGCAAATTTGGTAGCTGCTATTGAAGCAATGAGCGGCTTTTTATCTTTCGCTGTTGCAACGGGTTTAATTTACGGACGATTCTCTAAACCCAAATCATACCTGGTCTTTAGTAAACAGGCATTGATCTCTCCCTTTAGAGATAAAACTGCACTGATGTTTCGTTTTGCTTCTTATAAAGACAAACATGTATTGACCGATGTAGAGATACAGGTGAACATTGGGTTAAAGCTGCAGGATAATCCTGATAAAGATGCGACTTACAAATATTTTAATTTACCGCTGGAGCGCTCAAGAGTGGAGAATATGCCGATGAACTGGACCGTGGTTCATCCAATTGATGAACAAAGTCCGCTATGGGGTTTTAGTGTAGATGATATGATATTTGCCGATGTGGAAGTATATGTATTGGTACGTGGTTTTGACGACACTTATTCCAGCCTGGTATTGCAACGCACTTCTTATACTTTCCAGGAGATCATTTTTCATAAAAAATTTGTACCGATGTACAGGGAAAGTGATGAAGAACAAACTACTATTTTAGAATTGCATAAGCTGAACGAGTTGTTTGATGTAAAACTGTAA
- a CDS encoding OmpH family outer membrane protein: MKNLLLALNIVLLSAVGFLFYKQYSGNGGTDNKNKTVVASNSSQPVNASRMAWINMDSLQNNYEYFKEKKSSFEKEQQAGNADLEMYQHKYEQELAELQQKAPTMTPQQQEAASKRYAEIQRDLGIKKQNLDNQLYQSSSRMKDSIYKKVQDFLADYNKEKHFNYVFSYEPALIVYRDSTLDITNDVIDGLNQAYKKEKK; encoded by the coding sequence ATGAAAAATTTATTACTTGCGTTAAATATTGTTTTGCTGTCCGCGGTAGGGTTTTTGTTTTATAAACAGTATTCTGGCAATGGCGGAACAGATAATAAAAATAAAACAGTTGTTGCATCCAATAGCTCACAACCTGTAAATGCATCCCGGATGGCTTGGATAAACATGGATTCTTTACAAAATAACTATGAATATTTTAAAGAGAAGAAAAGCTCTTTTGAAAAAGAACAACAGGCAGGAAATGCCGACCTGGAAATGTACCAGCACAAGTATGAACAGGAGCTTGCAGAACTTCAGCAAAAAGCGCCAACCATGACGCCGCAGCAACAGGAAGCCGCTTCAAAAAGATATGCAGAGATACAAAGAGATCTAGGTATAAAAAAACAAAACCTGGATAACCAGCTTTATCAATCTTCTTCCAGGATGAAAGATTCTATTTATAAAAAAGTACAGGATTTTTTAGCTGATTATAATAAGGAGAAACATTTCAATTATGTGTTTTCATATGAGCCGGCATTGATTGTTTACAGAGATTCAACATTGGATATTACCAATGATGTGATTGACGGCTTGAATCAAGCATATAAAAAAGAGAAAAAGTAA
- a CDS encoding GH92 family glycosyl hydrolase, with the protein MHTFSKTIAILISGIFCLSTVAVRSQTNPSVLNYLSPEIGGVGWMLEPTRPAMQLPNEMMRMTPIRKDYLDDEISSFPLIVVSHRIGQAFSLLPNTDNVITENSWNKKIAYDQSYEQRMPWHYKTYLLNDDVTVEYTQGKKAGMFRFTFPVNGVKNLLWNTYSGGINNWHFINDSTFTGMQWYAPEKGHEPIKVYVYGRFNHPAQNGTITNGSIVSQKDIEGESVKAYSSFKNAGNTIELRYAISYIDEEQAKKNFTEELINVSFEQLSAKAKAAWASTLGQIQVQGGTDAEKRSFYTALYRCYERMINITEDGKYYSGFDNKVHTDARPFYVDDWTWDTYLALHPLRTILNPAREEDMLQSYVRMYDQSGWMPTFPVLFGDHACMNGFHSSVMLLDAYRKGLRNFDFNKAYEGMRKNSTQATMLPWRNGPACSLDSFYYTNGYFPALRKGDTESVARVHPFEKRQAVAVTLGTCYDDWAVAQMAKDLNKQDDYSLFIKKSDNYKNLWNADKKFFLPKDDKGNWIDIDPKFDGGMGGRDYYDENNGWTYLWQVQEDIPGLINLMGGQKGFEQRLDQLFREGLDRSKYEFWAKFPDASGLVGQYSMGNEPSFFIPYLYNYTDAPWKTQQRVRLLLKTWFDDNIFGIPGDEDGGGMSAFVVFSSMGFYPVTPGKPEYTIGSPVFTNVSISLPNGKTFKVIATNASDVNKYVQSAKLNGKVLDTPFFTHNDIVNGGTLELMMGDKPNKSWGVK; encoded by the coding sequence ATGCATACTTTTTCAAAAACGATTGCAATATTGATAAGTGGAATATTTTGCTTATCAACAGTTGCTGTTCGATCTCAAACCAATCCATCTGTATTGAATTATTTAAGCCCTGAAATTGGCGGGGTAGGATGGATGCTGGAGCCGACAAGGCCTGCCATGCAGCTTCCAAATGAGATGATGCGCATGACGCCTATCCGTAAAGATTACCTGGATGATGAGATAAGCAGCTTCCCATTGATCGTGGTTTCGCATCGAATAGGGCAGGCTTTTTCGTTATTACCGAATACAGATAATGTAATAACCGAAAACAGTTGGAATAAAAAAATAGCATACGATCAAAGCTATGAACAACGTATGCCCTGGCATTACAAAACTTATTTACTAAATGATGATGTTACGGTAGAATACACGCAAGGAAAAAAAGCCGGAATGTTTCGTTTTACTTTTCCTGTTAACGGGGTTAAAAATTTATTATGGAATACCTATAGCGGTGGTATAAACAATTGGCATTTTATAAACGATAGTACATTTACTGGTATGCAATGGTATGCTCCTGAAAAAGGACATGAGCCAATTAAAGTGTACGTGTATGGCAGGTTCAATCATCCTGCACAAAATGGAACGATCACTAATGGTTCAATTGTTTCTCAAAAAGATATTGAAGGTGAGTCTGTAAAAGCATACAGTAGTTTTAAAAATGCAGGCAACACTATAGAACTGCGCTATGCCATATCTTATATCGATGAAGAACAGGCAAAGAAAAATTTTACGGAAGAGCTGATCAATGTTTCTTTTGAACAATTATCTGCCAAAGCAAAAGCAGCATGGGCAAGTACTTTAGGGCAAATACAAGTGCAAGGCGGCACAGATGCAGAGAAAAGAAGTTTTTATACAGCCTTATATCGTTGCTATGAACGTATGATCAATATTACTGAAGACGGAAAGTATTACAGCGGTTTCGATAATAAAGTGCATACAGATGCCCGTCCTTTTTATGTAGATGACTGGACATGGGATACATACCTGGCATTACATCCTCTACGCACTATTTTAAATCCGGCGAGAGAAGAAGACATGTTACAATCCTATGTTCGCATGTACGATCAAAGCGGCTGGATGCCTACCTTTCCGGTGTTGTTTGGTGATCATGCATGTATGAATGGCTTTCATTCTTCTGTAATGTTGTTAGATGCTTATCGTAAAGGCTTGCGCAATTTCGATTTCAACAAAGCATATGAAGGCATGCGCAAAAATTCTACACAAGCAACCATGCTTCCGTGGCGCAACGGCCCGGCTTGTTCACTGGATTCATTTTATTATACCAATGGTTACTTTCCGGCGTTGCGTAAAGGCGATACTGAAAGCGTAGCAAGAGTGCATCCTTTTGAAAAACGCCAGGCTGTAGCCGTTACATTAGGCACTTGTTACGATGATTGGGCAGTAGCGCAAATGGCTAAGGATCTTAATAAGCAGGATGACTACTCTTTGTTTATCAAAAAGAGTGACAATTATAAAAACTTATGGAATGCAGATAAAAAATTCTTTTTGCCTAAAGATGATAAAGGCAATTGGATAGATATTGATCCTAAGTTTGATGGCGGCATGGGCGGCCGTGATTACTATGATGAAAACAATGGCTGGACCTATTTATGGCAGGTGCAGGAAGATATTCCCGGTTTAATAAATTTAATGGGCGGACAAAAAGGATTTGAACAACGCCTGGATCAGTTATTCCGCGAAGGATTGGACAGAAGCAAATATGAATTCTGGGCAAAGTTCCCTGATGCAAGCGGGTTGGTAGGACAATACTCCATGGGTAATGAACCAAGCTTCTTTATTCCATATCTATATAATTACACCGATGCGCCGTGGAAAACACAGCAACGTGTTCGCTTATTATTAAAGACCTGGTTCGATGATAATATATTCGGTATTCCAGGCGATGAAGATGGTGGTGGCATGTCTGCCTTTGTAGTATTTTCTTCTATGGGTTTTTATCCTGTTACTCCGGGTAAACCTGAGTATACGATCGGAAGTCCTGTATTTACCAATGTTTCCATCAGCTTGCCGAATGGTAAAACATTTAAAGTAATTGCAACCAATGCTTCGGATGTAAATAAATACGTACAATCAGCCAAGCTAAATGGTAAAGTATTGGATACACCTTTCTTTACGCACAATGATATTGTAAATGGGGGAACATTGGAATTAATGATGGGAGATAAGCCGAATAAAAGCTGGGGAGTAAAATAG
- a CDS encoding iron chaperone: protein MNEVDQYIAAFPKETAALLQELRKIITKAAPKAEETISYKMPAYKYHGAVVYFAGYKNHIGFYPTGSGIKAFTKEIDGYKNSKGAVQFPLDQPLPVKLITRMVQFKVKENLQKVKMKKRK, encoded by the coding sequence ATGAACGAAGTTGATCAATACATTGCTGCATTCCCTAAAGAAACCGCAGCTTTATTACAGGAGTTGAGAAAGATCATTACAAAAGCTGCTCCAAAAGCGGAAGAAACGATCAGTTATAAAATGCCCGCTTACAAATACCACGGAGCAGTGGTCTATTTTGCCGGATATAAGAATCATATCGGCTTTTATCCTACCGGGTCCGGTATTAAAGCATTTACCAAAGAAATTGACGGTTATAAAAATTCCAAAGGAGCTGTTCAGTTTCCGTTAGATCAGCCATTACCTGTAAAACTAATTACACGTATGGTGCAATTTAAAGTAAAGGAGAATTTACAGAAAGTAAAAATGAAGAAAAGAAAATAG
- a CDS encoding tetratricopeptide repeat protein — protein sequence MTDFDSCMVTSDLDNCIVTLLKNTDNEYKKYIIGGLLYDIDKDKSFQLHKETYLSKPEDLNFNLEYAIELHRNGEFEEAAKLYEKYEKEKPEDFRVNVWLADCYINIGDVEKSIENWNKSDHPNHHTSIDFAIHTIYGRTDQIKLRNDYRKEIEQGNIEAFYPLILLDMNWELDWWNSVIQEYFLAEDLLLAKNKLNQNDNDYKIIQAYVKIKNLSKSGNNSDSIKSILIQNKLIMDSNPLPTNGQLTSDLLRICFINKILSENDFYKQRGNDLLNLAKKTKDKETLNIYAYLQATVNDKVDSFIDKLGWTDFKDERFAISYFMGKADKNRYDDKELSQALADFPNSSKLYWVKANCAKIENKPLRPILIELIKREFKTLGSDENHSSYPLKSYFYYLENEK from the coding sequence ATGACAGACTTTGATAGTTGCATGGTAACCTCTGACCTGGACAATTGTATTGTTACGTTATTAAAAAACACAGACAATGAATACAAGAAATATATTATCGGTGGTTTGCTTTATGATATAGATAAAGACAAGTCTTTTCAACTTCACAAGGAAACTTATTTATCAAAACCAGAGGATCTTAATTTTAATTTAGAATATGCAATTGAACTTCATAGAAATGGAGAATTTGAAGAAGCCGCAAAACTTTATGAAAAGTATGAAAAAGAAAAACCGGAAGATTTTAGAGTTAATGTTTGGTTGGCGGACTGTTATATAAATATAGGTGACGTTGAGAAATCAATTGAAAATTGGAACAAATCAGACCATCCCAATCATCATACGAGTATTGATTTTGCCATACATACCATTTATGGCAGAACTGACCAAATAAAACTTAGAAATGACTATCGCAAAGAAATTGAACAGGGGAATATAGAGGCATTTTATCCCTTGATCCTTCTTGACATGAATTGGGAGTTAGATTGGTGGAATTCAGTTATTCAGGAATATTTTTTGGCAGAAGATCTTCTTCTTGCAAAAAACAAGCTCAATCAAAACGACAATGATTACAAAATCATTCAGGCATACGTAAAGATCAAGAATCTTTCAAAATCGGGAAACAATAGCGATTCTATAAAGTCAATATTGATCCAGAATAAATTAATTATGGATTCTAATCCTTTGCCTACCAATGGTCAATTAACATCCGATCTTCTACGGATATGCTTTATTAATAAGATACTATCTGAAAATGATTTTTATAAACAGCGTGGGAACGATTTACTTAACCTTGCTAAAAAAACAAAAGACAAAGAGACATTAAATATTTATGCTTACCTACAAGCAACCGTGAATGATAAAGTTGACTCATTCATTGACAAGCTAGGCTGGACTGATTTTAAAGATGAGCGATTTGCAATTAGTTACTTTATGGGCAAGGCTGACAAAAACAGGTATGATGATAAAGAACTTTCGCAGGCATTAGCAGACTTTCCTAATTCATCAAAACTTTATTGGGTCAAGGCAAATTGTGCTAAAATTGAAAATAAACCATTAAGGCCTATTTTAATTGAGCTAATAAAAAGAGAATTTAAGACCTTAGGATCAGATGAAAATCATTCTTCTTATCCTTTAAAATCATATTTCTATTACCTGGAAAACGAAAAATAA